Proteins encoded in a region of the Bradyrhizobium sp. CB3481 genome:
- a CDS encoding DNA topology modulation protein, translated as MQRVLVMGSSGSGKSTFARQLSDLTGIPFVSLDALFWKPGWVESDRAEFRARVNEAVRQPRWIMDGNYTSSGAGELRRESSDTVVWFDLPRSSCMFGIVKRIAVSYGKVRPEMAEGCPEKIDFAFFRYVWTYRQVQRPKLLDYFKGLRADQSLVCFTDRGQADAYLKQVAQKNRASVH; from the coding sequence ATGCAACGCGTTCTCGTCATGGGATCGTCGGGGTCCGGCAAGTCGACATTTGCCCGGCAGTTGTCCGACCTCACGGGCATTCCCTTCGTGTCGCTGGACGCGCTGTTCTGGAAACCCGGCTGGGTCGAATCCGATAGAGCGGAGTTCAGGGCCCGCGTGAACGAGGCGGTACGGCAGCCGCGCTGGATCATGGACGGCAACTACACCAGCAGCGGCGCCGGCGAATTGCGCCGCGAATCCAGCGACACCGTGGTCTGGTTCGACCTGCCGCGCAGCAGCTGCATGTTCGGCATCGTGAAGCGGATCGCCGTCAGCTATGGCAAGGTCCGCCCCGAAATGGCCGAGGGCTGTCCCGAAAAGATCGACTTCGCGTTCTTCCGCTACGTCTGGACCTATCGCCAGGTGCAGCGGCCGAAGCTGCTCGACTATTTCAAGGGGTTGCGCGCCGACCAGTCGCTCGTCTGCTTCACCGATCGGGGGCAGGCCGACGCCTATCTGAAGCAAGTCGCGCAGAAGAACCGGGCGAGTGTGCACTGA
- the lipA gene encoding lipoyl synthase: protein MVVLVDTVSLNQVRPRHPEKVNRPDALSPPKPDWIRVRAPNTRGYADTRKIVKENGLVTVCEEAGCPNIGECWDKKHATFMIMGDTCTRACAFCNVKTGMPGALDANEPEYVAEATFKLGLTHVVVTSVDRDDLADGGAEHFAQTIRAIRARCPTTTIEILTPDFLRKEGALEVVAAAKPDVFNHNLETVPARYLTVRPGARYFHSIRLLQRVKEIDPTIFTKSGIMVGLGEERHEVLQVMDDLRSADVDFLTIGQYLQPTRKHHAVMRYVTPDEFAGYEKVAYTKGFLMVSASPLTRSSHHAGEDFAKLQAARIARGC, encoded by the coding sequence ATGGTTGTCCTCGTCGATACCGTCTCCTTAAACCAGGTTCGCCCGCGCCACCCCGAAAAGGTGAACCGGCCCGATGCGCTGTCGCCGCCGAAGCCGGACTGGATCAGGGTCCGCGCGCCGAACACCCGCGGCTATGCGGACACGCGAAAGATCGTCAAGGAGAACGGCCTCGTCACGGTGTGCGAGGAGGCCGGCTGCCCGAACATCGGCGAGTGCTGGGACAAGAAGCACGCCACCTTCATGATCATGGGGGACACCTGCACGCGGGCCTGCGCGTTCTGCAACGTCAAGACCGGCATGCCCGGCGCGCTCGATGCCAACGAGCCGGAATATGTCGCGGAGGCGACCTTCAAGCTCGGGCTGACCCATGTGGTCGTGACCTCGGTCGATCGCGACGATCTCGCCGACGGCGGCGCCGAGCATTTCGCGCAAACCATCCGCGCCATCCGCGCCCGCTGCCCGACCACGACCATCGAGATCCTGACGCCCGACTTCCTGCGCAAGGAAGGTGCGCTAGAGGTGGTGGCGGCGGCCAAGCCCGACGTGTTCAACCACAATCTGGAAACCGTGCCGGCCCGGTATCTGACGGTGCGCCCGGGCGCGCGCTACTTCCACTCGATCCGGCTGCTGCAGCGGGTCAAGGAGATCGATCCAACCATCTTCACCAAGTCAGGCATCATGGTCGGGCTTGGCGAGGAGCGCCACGAGGTGCTGCAGGTGATGGACGACCTGCGTTCGGCGGACGTCGACTTCCTGACCATCGGGCAGTATCTGCAGCCAACCCGCAAGCACCATGCGGTGATGCGCTACGTCACGCCCGATGAATTCGCAGGTTACGAGAAGGTCGCCTACACCAAGGGTTTTCTGATGGTGTCGGCGAGCCCGTTGACCCGCTCGTCGCATCATGCCGGCGAGGATTTTGCCAAGCTGCAGGCGGCCCGCATCGCGCGGGGCTGCTAG
- a CDS encoding DNA-3-methyladenine glycosylase has protein sequence MVQSPKPAVPAALRLGKPLKRSFFGRSVHEVAPDLIGATLLVGGVGGVITEVEAYHHTDPAAHSFNGPTPRNRVMFGPPGFAYVYRSYGIHWCVNFVCEEEGSASAVLIRALEPTHGLPAMRRRRGLEEARALCSGPGKLCEALGITIKHNELPLDQPPFALHARVGKVETVAGVRIGITKAVDLPWRYGLKGSRFLSKPFLRT, from the coding sequence ATGGTCCAAAGCCCCAAGCCTGCCGTGCCCGCCGCCCTCCGGCTCGGCAAGCCGCTGAAACGCTCGTTTTTCGGCCGCAGCGTGCATGAGGTCGCGCCCGATCTGATCGGAGCGACGCTATTGGTCGGCGGCGTCGGCGGCGTCATCACGGAAGTCGAGGCCTATCACCATACCGACCCGGCCGCGCATTCCTTCAATGGGCCGACGCCCCGCAACCGCGTGATGTTCGGCCCGCCCGGCTTTGCCTATGTCTACCGCTCCTATGGCATCCATTGGTGCGTCAACTTCGTCTGCGAGGAGGAAGGCTCGGCTAGCGCCGTCCTGATCCGCGCGCTGGAGCCGACTCATGGCCTTCCCGCCATGCGCCGCCGCCGCGGCCTTGAGGAGGCTCGCGCTTTATGCTCGGGCCCGGGCAAGCTCTGCGAGGCGCTCGGCATCACGATCAAACACAATGAGCTCCCGCTCGATCAGCCGCCGTTCGCACTGCATGCGCGCGTAGGCAAGGTGGAGACCGTTGCCGGGGTGCGGATCGGAATCACGAAGGCGGTCGATCTACCGTGGCGCTATGGCTTGAAGGGATCGAGATTCCTGAGCAAGCCGTTCTTGAGGACGTGA
- a CDS encoding vanadium-dependent haloperoxidase, which yields MANHPTISTEADLPSPTTAVTRRLLLGGAGVAVGAAVLASPPNMPGIAPATAQPVNADPRPLDAAFKRRAIEVREVCARDNEKIPIAPHPTNGDEARYTSKIGSDTRGLPHDKRGEVEQAAWQALYAACQSGNPADFEKIPLGGTRKLVNPVGTQAVSLSGINPTQIGIPPAPALESAERGGEAVEVYWQSLLRDVPLTELRDDTSNRDVLAATEEINKLADFRGPKSGGLVTAGTLFRANALYFDPTDPKGRSVTPPGVLDGPMISQFLLRDVPYAAQWISAQIRTVLPANEFLTEYEEWLAIQNGTAPKRQLQFDATPRYITTGRDLAEYIHAGPALGWAAALILATPARGSDQRYSGMYPPAEPVSYASNPYRKSKTQGPAGATFGLPHVQALLATGISNSVRAAYWQKYFVHRALRPEAYGALAHHRLANGVSDYPLHDSFLKSEALERSKAKYGSYLLSQTYPEAAPFHSTYPGGATSVGAVTATILKAFFDESRVIANPVQPDPADPTKLVPYNGPPLTVGGELNKLAVNFGFGRNWAGIHWRSDASASMAIGEEVAIGMLRDERTTLREPFDGFSFTRFDGSRVTI from the coding sequence ATGGCTAACCATCCCACCATTTCGACTGAAGCCGACTTGCCATCACCGACCACCGCGGTCACTCGCCGCTTGCTGCTCGGTGGCGCCGGCGTCGCAGTTGGCGCCGCCGTGCTCGCATCGCCGCCGAACATGCCCGGAATCGCCCCGGCCACGGCGCAGCCTGTGAACGCGGACCCACGACCACTCGACGCGGCTTTCAAGCGCCGCGCCATTGAAGTGCGAGAGGTCTGCGCAAGGGACAACGAGAAAATTCCCATCGCGCCGCACCCGACGAACGGCGATGAGGCGCGCTACACCAGCAAGATCGGTTCCGATACGCGGGGCCTGCCGCACGACAAACGCGGCGAAGTGGAACAAGCTGCATGGCAGGCGCTCTATGCCGCTTGCCAATCGGGTAATCCCGCTGATTTCGAGAAAATCCCGCTCGGCGGCACTCGCAAACTGGTTAATCCCGTCGGCACGCAAGCCGTCAGTCTTAGCGGCATAAATCCCACCCAGATTGGAATTCCGCCGGCACCAGCCCTTGAGAGTGCGGAGCGCGGTGGCGAGGCGGTTGAGGTATATTGGCAATCCCTGCTGCGTGACGTTCCGCTTACCGAATTGCGCGACGACACCTCCAATCGCGACGTGCTTGCCGCAACCGAGGAAATCAACAAGCTTGCCGATTTCCGCGGCCCGAAGTCTGGTGGACTAGTCACAGCCGGTACGTTGTTCCGTGCCAATGCGCTCTATTTCGACCCGACTGACCCGAAGGGCCGCTCGGTCACGCCGCCAGGCGTTCTGGATGGACCGATGATCTCGCAATTCCTGCTTCGGGACGTGCCCTATGCCGCACAGTGGATCAGTGCTCAAATTCGCACCGTGTTGCCCGCCAACGAATTCCTGACCGAATATGAGGAATGGCTGGCGATCCAGAACGGCACCGCGCCGAAACGTCAATTGCAGTTCGACGCGACACCGCGGTACATCACGACAGGAAGAGATCTCGCGGAGTATATCCACGCTGGTCCTGCACTTGGGTGGGCGGCAGCGCTGATCCTCGCAACCCCCGCTCGTGGAAGTGACCAGCGGTACTCCGGCATGTATCCTCCGGCGGAGCCCGTGTCCTACGCATCGAACCCGTATCGGAAATCGAAAACCCAGGGACCTGCGGGTGCCACCTTCGGATTGCCCCATGTGCAGGCACTACTCGCCACGGGTATCAGTAACTCCGTCCGCGCGGCCTACTGGCAGAAATATTTCGTGCACCGGGCTTTGCGACCGGAAGCCTATGGCGCTCTGGCGCACCATCGCCTTGCCAACGGCGTGAGCGACTACCCGTTGCATGATAGCTTCCTGAAATCGGAAGCCCTTGAACGGAGTAAAGCCAAATATGGCAGCTATCTTTTGTCACAAACCTATCCGGAGGCCGCGCCCTTCCACTCCACCTATCCTGGCGGAGCCACGAGTGTCGGTGCCGTCACGGCTACCATATTGAAAGCGTTTTTCGACGAGAGCCGTGTCATCGCTAATCCGGTACAGCCCGATCCGGCTGACCCGACGAAGCTCGTGCCCTATAACGGACCGCCGCTCACGGTCGGTGGAGAGTTGAACAAGCTCGCGGTGAATTTCGGCTTCGGCCGGAATTGGGCGGGCATCCACTGGCGCTCCGACGCGTCCGCCTCAATGGCGATCGGCGAGGAGGTGGCTATCGGCATGCTGCGGGACGAGCGCACGACGCTGCGCGAACCCTTCGACGGCTTTTCCTTTACGCGCTTCGACGGCAGCCGCGTGACGATCTGA
- a CDS encoding VOC family protein: MLDHVSITVFEFAAAERFYDAIMAALGVVKVGRSDRWLGYGERADAQHPDRVYIAIYRGPEPDEAASRHWCFKAKSREEVDAFWRAGIAAGGTDDGPPGLRHYHAAYYGAFLRDPDGNKVEAVCHRPM, translated from the coding sequence ATGCTCGACCACGTCTCCATCACCGTTTTCGAGTTTGCTGCCGCTGAACGCTTCTACGATGCGATCATGGCCGCGCTCGGTGTCGTCAAGGTCGGCCGTAGCGACCGCTGGCTCGGCTACGGCGAGCGGGCGGACGCGCAGCATCCCGATCGCGTCTATATCGCGATCTACCGCGGCCCGGAGCCGGACGAGGCGGCCAGCCGCCACTGGTGCTTCAAGGCAAAATCGCGTGAGGAGGTCGATGCCTTCTGGCGTGCCGGCATCGCCGCAGGCGGCACCGACGACGGCCCGCCGGGCCTGCGCCACTACCACGCCGCCTATTACGGCGCCTTCCTGCGCGATCCCGACGGCAACAAGGTCGAGGCGGTGTGCCATCGGCCGATGTGA
- a CDS encoding valine--tRNA ligase, which yields MIEKNYQPADIESRMSLIWEESGAFKAGRPERKDAAPFTIVIPPPNVTGSLHMGHALNNTLQDVLCRFERMRGRDVLWQPGTDHAGIATQMVVERQLMERQEPGRRDLGRAKFLERVWQWKAESGGAIVNQLKRLGASCDWSRERFTMDEGLSRAVVKVFVELHREGLIYKDKRLVNWDTKLLTAISDLEVQQVEVKGSLWYLRYPIEGKTFSPDDPSTFVVVATTRPETMLGDTAVAIHPENERIGHLIGQHVILPLVGRRIPVIGDDYADPEKGSGAVKITPAHDFNDFEVGKRHNLPQINVFDREGSMALVDNEDYLRGLPEGALMLAEELHNVDRFAARKTIVARLEDFGFLEKIEPNTHMVPHGDRSGTVIEPYLTDQWYVDAKTMAQPAITAVRSGTTGFVPKNWEKTYFEWMENIQPWCISRQLWWGHQIPAWYGPDGKVFVAETEEEAVGNALGYYVEQEVITPEQGAEMARDPSKREGFITRDEDVLDTWFSSALWPFSTLGWPEDTAEVKRYYPTNVLVTGWDIIFFWVARMMMMGLHFMKEAPFSTVYIHRLVRDEKGAKMSKSKGNVIDPLGVIDEYGADALRFALARGAAHSHDIKLSPQLVETNRNFATKLWNACRFAEMNGCTQPVGFDPAAAKETLNRWIAHETSRATREVTEAIEGYRFNDAANAIYRFVWNVYCDWYVELAKPVLMGEEGTAKTETRAMIAWARDEILKLLHPFMPFITEELWAVTAARDGLLVLAEWPRKASAVTVEQIAAMATAAPGDPLIAPVMAAVDAGDFSDPAAEAEIGWVVDLVTAIRSVKSEMNIPPATMIPVVLAGASAETKERAHRWSDIIKRLARFAAIDFADRPPEGAVQLLVRGEVVALPLKGVIDLAAEKTRLDKEIVKADADIKRVDAKLGNEKFVANAPEEIVEEEKEKREAAVARKAKLQEALERLKLASQ from the coding sequence ATGATCGAGAAAAACTACCAGCCCGCCGATATCGAAAGCCGCATGTCCCTGATCTGGGAGGAGAGCGGCGCGTTCAAGGCCGGCCGTCCTGAGCGCAAAGACGCCGCGCCCTTCACCATCGTGATCCCGCCGCCGAACGTGACGGGCTCGCTGCATATGGGCCACGCGCTGAACAATACGTTGCAGGACGTGCTGTGCCGCTTCGAGCGCATGCGCGGCCGCGACGTGCTGTGGCAGCCCGGTACCGACCATGCCGGCATCGCCACCCAGATGGTGGTCGAGCGGCAGTTGATGGAGCGGCAGGAGCCGGGCCGGCGCGACCTCGGCCGCGCCAAATTCCTCGAGCGCGTCTGGCAGTGGAAGGCGGAGAGCGGCGGCGCCATCGTCAATCAACTCAAGCGCCTCGGCGCCTCCTGCGACTGGTCGCGCGAGCGCTTCACGATGGACGAGGGGCTGTCGCGCGCGGTCGTGAAGGTGTTCGTCGAGCTGCACCGCGAGGGACTGATCTACAAGGACAAGCGGCTGGTGAACTGGGACACCAAGCTGCTCACGGCGATCTCCGATCTCGAAGTGCAGCAGGTCGAGGTCAAGGGCAGCCTGTGGTATCTGCGCTATCCAATCGAAGGCAAGACCTTCAGCCCCGACGATCCCTCGACGTTCGTCGTCGTGGCGACCACGCGGCCCGAGACGATGCTCGGCGATACAGCCGTTGCGATCCATCCGGAGAACGAGCGGATCGGGCACCTGATCGGCCAGCACGTCATCCTGCCGCTGGTCGGCCGCCGCATCCCTGTTATCGGCGACGACTACGCCGACCCGGAAAAGGGCTCGGGCGCGGTGAAGATCACGCCGGCGCATGACTTCAACGACTTCGAGGTCGGCAAGCGCCACAACCTGCCGCAGATCAACGTGTTCGATCGCGAAGGCTCCATGGCGCTCGTCGACAATGAGGACTATCTGCGCGGATTGCCCGAAGGCGCGTTGATGCTGGCGGAGGAGCTGCACAATGTCGACCGCTTCGCCGCGCGCAAGACGATCGTGGCGCGGCTGGAGGATTTCGGCTTCCTGGAGAAGATCGAGCCGAACACGCACATGGTGCCGCACGGCGACCGCTCAGGCACGGTGATCGAGCCTTACCTGACCGACCAGTGGTACGTCGATGCGAAAACCATGGCGCAGCCGGCGATCACGGCGGTGCGTTCGGGCACGACGGGCTTCGTGCCGAAGAACTGGGAAAAGACCTATTTCGAGTGGATGGAGAACATCCAGCCCTGGTGCATCTCGCGCCAGCTCTGGTGGGGTCACCAGATCCCGGCCTGGTACGGTCCCGACGGCAAGGTGTTCGTCGCCGAAACCGAGGAGGAGGCCGTCGGCAACGCGCTCGGCTATTATGTCGAGCAGGAAGTGATCACGCCGGAGCAGGGGGCCGAGATGGCCCGCGATCCGTCTAAGCGCGAAGGCTTCATCACCCGCGACGAGGACGTGCTCGACACCTGGTTCTCGTCCGCGCTCTGGCCGTTCTCGACGCTCGGCTGGCCGGAGGATACGGCCGAAGTGAAGCGCTATTATCCGACCAACGTGCTCGTCACCGGCTGGGACATCATCTTCTTCTGGGTCGCCCGCATGATGATGATGGGCCTGCACTTTATGAAGGAGGCACCGTTCTCGACGGTCTACATCCACCGCCTGGTTCGCGACGAGAAGGGCGCCAAGATGTCGAAGTCGAAAGGCAACGTCATCGATCCGCTCGGCGTGATCGACGAATACGGCGCGGATGCGCTGCGCTTTGCCCTGGCGCGCGGCGCGGCCCACAGCCACGACATCAAGCTGTCGCCGCAGCTCGTCGAGACCAATCGCAATTTTGCGACCAAGCTCTGGAATGCCTGCCGTTTCGCCGAGATGAACGGCTGCACGCAACCGGTCGGCTTCGATCCGGCGGCGGCCAAGGAAACGTTGAACCGCTGGATTGCGCACGAAACCTCGCGCGCCACACGCGAGGTGACCGAGGCGATCGAGGGCTATCGCTTCAACGATGCGGCCAATGCAATCTACCGCTTCGTCTGGAACGTCTATTGCGACTGGTATGTTGAACTCGCCAAACCCGTGCTGATGGGCGAGGAGGGGACGGCGAAGACCGAGACGCGCGCCATGATCGCCTGGGCACGCGACGAGATCCTCAAATTGCTGCATCCGTTCATGCCGTTCATCACCGAGGAGCTCTGGGCGGTAACGGCCGCGCGCGACGGCCTCCTGGTTTTGGCCGAATGGCCGCGCAAGGCGAGCGCGGTCACGGTCGAGCAGATCGCGGCGATGGCGACAGCCGCGCCCGGCGATCCCCTGATCGCGCCGGTCATGGCCGCGGTCGATGCCGGTGATTTTAGCGATCCCGCCGCGGAGGCCGAGATCGGCTGGGTGGTTGATCTCGTCACCGCCATCCGCTCGGTGAAATCGGAAATGAACATTCCGCCGGCGACGATGATCCCGGTGGTGCTGGCGGGCGCTTCGGCCGAGACCAAAGAGCGCGCCCACCGCTGGAGCGACATCATCAAGCGGCTGGCGCGGTTCGCCGCGATCGACTTCGCCGACCGTCCGCCGGAAGGCGCAGTGCAGCTACTGGTGCGGGGCGAAGTCGTGGCGTTGCCGCTGAAGGGCGTGATCGATCTCGCCGCGGAGAAAACCCGGCTGGACAAGGAAATCGTCAAGGCCGACGCCGACATCAAGCGTGTCGACGCCAAGCTCGGCAACGAGAAGTTCGTCGCCAACGCGCCCGAAGAGATCGTCGAGGAAGAAAAGGAAAAGCGCGAGGCGGCGGTCGCGCGCAAGGCCAAGCTCCAGGAAGCGCTGGAGCGGCTGAAGCTGGCGTCGCAGTAG
- a CDS encoding DUF2497 domain-containing protein — protein sequence MTQPAKVQEPSMEEILASIRRIIADDEAKPAAAKPEAAAPSPKPVMKDIPPSAIAPPPKPASAPKPAPAPPPPAPAPAVSNSQDDIDAMLASLDAATPEPEVRPAPPPEPDVFELTDEMALPDPAPPPPPAASFSRIEPADDIEFSESRNRQPAHESSYDSPPQQPILSRTTVSAVESAFNSLANTVLSNNARTLEDLVKEMLRPMLKSWLDDNLPGLVERIVKAEIERVSRGR from the coding sequence ATGACGCAACCTGCGAAGGTCCAAGAACCCTCGATGGAGGAGATTTTGGCGTCGATCCGTCGCATCATCGCCGACGACGAGGCGAAGCCTGCGGCTGCCAAGCCGGAAGCTGCGGCGCCGTCGCCAAAGCCCGTGATGAAGGACATTCCGCCGTCCGCCATCGCGCCCCCGCCGAAGCCGGCGTCTGCGCCCAAACCTGCTCCTGCACCGCCGCCACCCGCGCCGGCTCCGGCCGTCAGCAATAGCCAGGACGACATCGACGCCATGCTGGCGAGTCTCGATGCGGCGACGCCGGAGCCCGAGGTCCGGCCGGCGCCGCCGCCCGAGCCCGACGTGTTCGAACTTACCGACGAGATGGCGCTGCCCGATCCGGCGCCGCCGCCACCACCGGCCGCGTCGTTCAGCAGGATCGAGCCCGCCGACGATATCGAATTCAGCGAATCCAGAAACCGGCAACCGGCCCACGAGTCTTCCTACGACAGCCCGCCCCAGCAACCGATCTTGTCGCGTACAACCGTATCCGCCGTGGAATCAGCCTTCAATTCGCTGGCCAATACCGTCCTCAGCAACAATGCGCGGACGCTTGAGGATTTGGTCAAGGAAATGCTGCGGCCGATGCTCAAATCCTGGCTGGACGACAATTTGCCGGGACTGGTCGAGCGCATCGTCAAGGCCGAAATCGAGCGCGTCTCGCGCGGGCGCTAG
- a CDS encoding TolC family outer membrane protein, which yields MRGVKAFTGAAASALLLSFMGAMPALADTIEAALVRAYQGNPQLNAQRAQVRVTDEAVPQALSGYRPKVAVTASAGYQYTDTLSTQGGTPTNLVKTNIHGANPPRSVGATVTQTLFNGQQTANRTRAAEGQVSGAREALRAIESTVLLSAATTYMDYLRDSAIVEVQKSNVRVLEQTLKQTRDRFNVGEVTRTDVAQSEAQLAAGKTQLLTAEANLTTTRSNFRRIIGNEPENLAPGSPVDRFLPATLPAAVELGLIQNPNVTAAMFGIDVSYLQVKVAEGALLPTVTLQAAVQQSYEQSLIQYRSFGASVTTQLNVPIYQGGSEYSLIRQSKETAAQQRLVLDQTRDQTRANVVTAWGQLVAGKAQVASAQSQVQASEIALNGVREEAKAGQRTTLDVLNAQQALVNARVALVTAQHDRVVASYSVLDKVGRLSPQVLNLPTTVYDPSVHYHQVRDSWAGVRTPDGR from the coding sequence ATGCGTGGGGTGAAGGCATTTACCGGGGCGGCGGCCTCGGCCCTTCTATTGTCTTTTATGGGCGCAATGCCCGCCTTGGCCGATACGATCGAGGCGGCGCTGGTGCGCGCCTATCAAGGCAATCCGCAGCTCAATGCGCAGCGCGCGCAGGTGCGCGTGACCGACGAAGCTGTGCCGCAGGCCCTGTCGGGCTATCGCCCGAAGGTCGCGGTGACGGCGAGCGCGGGCTACCAGTATACGGACACGCTGAGCACGCAGGGCGGCACGCCCACCAATCTCGTAAAAACCAACATTCACGGTGCCAATCCGCCGCGCAGCGTCGGCGCGACCGTCACGCAGACGCTGTTCAACGGCCAGCAGACCGCGAACCGGACCAGAGCGGCGGAAGGTCAGGTTTCCGGCGCGCGCGAGGCTCTGCGGGCAATCGAATCGACCGTGCTGCTCAGCGCCGCCACCACCTACATGGACTATTTGCGCGATTCGGCGATCGTCGAGGTGCAGAAGAGCAACGTGCGCGTGCTCGAGCAGACGCTCAAGCAGACGCGCGACCGCTTCAATGTCGGCGAAGTCACCCGCACGGACGTTGCGCAGTCGGAGGCGCAACTCGCCGCAGGCAAGACGCAGCTCCTGACGGCTGAAGCCAATCTGACGACGACGCGCTCGAACTTCCGCCGCATCATCGGTAACGAGCCGGAAAATCTGGCACCGGGCTCGCCGGTCGACCGCTTCCTGCCCGCGACGCTGCCGGCGGCCGTCGAACTTGGCCTGATACAGAATCCGAACGTCACCGCTGCGATGTTCGGCATTGACGTCAGCTACCTGCAGGTCAAGGTGGCGGAGGGCGCGCTGCTGCCTACCGTCACGCTGCAGGCGGCGGTGCAGCAGTCCTACGAGCAGAGCCTCATCCAGTACCGCTCGTTCGGCGCGTCCGTGACCACGCAGCTCAACGTGCCGATCTACCAGGGCGGCAGCGAATACTCGCTGATCCGCCAGTCCAAGGAAACGGCGGCTCAGCAGCGTCTCGTGCTCGACCAGACCCGCGACCAGACCCGCGCCAACGTCGTCACGGCATGGGGCCAGCTGGTCGCCGGCAAGGCGCAGGTCGCGTCCGCCCAGTCGCAAGTGCAGGCGTCCGAAATCGCGCTGAACGGCGTGCGCGAGGAAGCCAAGGCAGGGCAACGCACCACGCTTGACGTGCTGAACGCGCAGCAGGCGCTGGTCAACGCACGCGTCGCGCTGGTCACCGCGCAGCACGATCGCGTGGTGGCGTCCTATTCCGTGCTCGACAAGGTCGGCCGGCTATCGCCGCAGGTGCTCAACCTGCCGACCACGGTCTACGACCCGAGCGTGCACTATCATCAGGTGCGTGACAGCTGGGCCGGCGTTCGCACGCCCGACGGCCGCTGA
- a CDS encoding methyltransferase domain-containing protein: protein MSGFATARQKMVDGQVRPSDVTDIRILDAMLAVPREAFVPENRQALAYLDLDLDVSEGGAAKRYLIKPAVLAKMLQAAEIKASDRVLVVGCATGYAAAIVAQLAAEVTATESDSALAAKAQALLAQNGCGNVVVRTAAPADGDSAKAPYDVIVLNGATGIVPEQLYGQLRDGGRLVGVFATSRPARATIVTASHGDFGHRALFDAAAPLLPGMELVPAFVF from the coding sequence ATGTCCGGTTTTGCGACCGCGCGCCAGAAGATGGTCGATGGTCAGGTGCGTCCGAGCGACGTGACCGATATCCGCATTCTCGATGCCATGCTGGCAGTGCCGCGCGAGGCCTTCGTTCCCGAAAACCGGCAGGCGCTGGCCTATCTGGACCTCGATCTCGACGTCAGCGAGGGCGGCGCGGCCAAGCGCTACCTGATCAAGCCAGCGGTGCTCGCGAAGATGCTGCAGGCCGCCGAGATCAAGGCGAGCGACCGCGTCCTGGTGGTCGGCTGCGCCACCGGCTACGCCGCCGCCATCGTCGCGCAGCTCGCGGCCGAGGTCACGGCGACCGAGAGCGATTCAGCGCTGGCGGCGAAGGCGCAGGCGCTTCTGGCCCAGAACGGCTGTGGAAACGTTGTGGTCCGAACCGCGGCGCCGGCCGACGGCGATTCGGCCAAAGCACCCTATGACGTCATCGTACTGAACGGCGCCACCGGGATCGTGCCGGAGCAACTCTATGGACAATTGCGCGATGGTGGCCGATTGGTCGGTGTTTTTGCGACATCGCGGCCGGCGCGGGCAACCATCGTGACTGCTTCGCACGGCGATTTCGGTCATCGTGCGCTGTTCGACGCCGCTGCCCCGCTGCTGCCCGGCATGGAACTTGTTCCGGCCTTCGTTTTCTAG